The following is a genomic window from Amycolatopsis acidiphila.
CACGACGTCCCCGGCGAGGCGGACCGCCTTGCCGAGCAGCTCGCCCAGCCGGTCGGCGACCGGGCGCAGCGAGTACCGCGGGTCGGGCGCGCCCTTCGGACGGCCCAGGTGCGCCGCGACGACCACCTTGGCGCCGGCCTTCGCCAGGCGCTCGATGGTCGGCAGCGCGGCACGCACGCGGCCGTCGTCGGTGATGGTCTTGCCGTCGAGCGGGACGTTCAGATCCGAGCGGACCAGCACGCGCCGCCCGGCGACGCCGTCGGCCAGCAGGTCTTCGAGCGTCTTGACTGCCATGGTCTCAGGAGAGCTTCGAGCCGACGAGCTTCACCAGGTCCGCCAGCCGGTTGGAGTAGCCCCACTCGTTGTCGTACCAGCCGAACACCTTGACCTGGTCGTCGATGACCTTGGTCAGCGGCGCGTCGTAGATGCACGAGGCCGGGTCGTTGACGATGTCGCTGGAGACGATCGGGTCCTCGCTGTAGCGCAGGATGCCGGCCAGCGGGCCCTGCGCGGCGGCCTGGTACGCGGCGTTGATCTCCTCGACGCTCGCCTTCTTCGTCAGGTTGACGGTGAGGTCGGTGATCGAGCCGGTGGGCACCGGCACGCGCAGCGAGTAGCCGTCGAGCTTGCCGTTCAGCTCGGGCAGCACGAGACCGATCGCCTTCGCGGCGCCGGTGGAGGTCGGCACGACGTTCAGCGCGGCGGCACGGGCGCGGCGCGGGTCCTTGTGCGGGCCGTCCTGCAGGTTCTGGTCCTGCGTGTAGGCGTGGACGGTCGTCATCAGGCCCTTTTCGATGCCGAAGCTCTCGTGCAGGACCTTGGCCAGCGGGCCGAGGCAGTTGGTGGTGCAGGAGGCGTTCGAG
Proteins encoded in this region:
- the gap gene encoding type I glyceraldehyde-3-phosphate dehydrogenase, with translation MTVRVGVNGFGRIGRNFFRAVQAAGHDIEVVAFNDLGDVSTMAQLLKYDSILGRYPEPVSVSGEGIVVGGKTIKALAERDPANLPWGDLGVDVVVESTGFFTNADAAKAHIAGGAKKVIISAPAKGEDLTVVLGVNDNLYDGSQTIISNASCTTNCLGPLAKVLHESFGIEKGLMTTVHAYTQDQNLQDGPHKDPRRARAAALNVVPTSTGAAKAIGLVLPELNGKLDGYSLRVPVPTGSITDLTVNLTKKASVEEINAAYQAAAQGPLAGILRYSEDPIVSSDIVNDPASCIYDAPLTKVIDDQVKVFGWYDNEWGYSNRLADLVKLVGSKLS